One genomic region from Prunus persica cultivar Lovell chromosome G3, Prunus_persica_NCBIv2, whole genome shotgun sequence encodes:
- the LOC109948097 gene encoding uncharacterized protein LOC109948097: MSSDKYEVSLIRFNGKNYSAWAFHFGIFVKGKEAWGHVDGSNPAPDKNKDKDQHAKWEVKDAQVMTWILGSVEPNIILNLRSSQIAAQMWTYLKKIYSQRNTARLFQLEHELAALQQDSLSISDFYSRFTNLWGEYTDIVYADLPSEGLSSVQSVHETTQRDQFLMKLRPEFEGTRSNLMNRESVPSLDTCLNDLLREEQRLLTQTTMEQRRSASVPVAYAT; encoded by the coding sequence ATGTCTTCGGATAAGTATGAGGTTTCTTTGATTCGTTTCAATGGCAAGAACTACTCTGCTTGGGCGTTTCACTTCGGGATTTTCGTCAAAGGTAAGGAGGCGTGGGGACATGTTGATGGAAGTAACCCAGCTcctgacaaaaacaaagacaaagaccAGCACGCCAAGTGGGAAGTCAAGGATGCTCAAGTTATGACATGGATTTTAGGATCTGTCGAACCTAATATCATCTTGAACCTTCGATCATCTCAGATTGCAGCTCAGATGTGGACTTACCTGAAGAAGATCTATAGTCAACGAAACACTGCTCGTCTGTTCCAGCTTGAACATGAATTGGCCGCTCTCCAACAGGATAGCCTTTCTATCTCTGATTTTTACTCTAGATTCACTAATCTTTGGGGTGAATACACTGATATAGTTTATGCTGACTTACCATCCGAAGGTCTTAGTTCTGTTCAATCTGTCCATGAAACTACCCAGAGGGATCAATTTCTAATGAAACTGAGACCTGAATTTGAAGGCACCAGATCCAATCTTATGAACCGAGAATCTGTCCCCTCATTGGATACATGCCTCAATGATCTCCTTCGCGAGGAACAGCGCCTTCTCACTCAAACCACCATGGAACAACGGCGGTCTGCATCTGTTCCTGTGGCCTATGCAACATAA
- the LOC109948096 gene encoding uncharacterized protein LOC109948096 — MSLQVEEDKLKAKTVTELASSTSMVPTPFSGAKTNIKTPPYVLKPPFLSRLAPIKKEMTNHDIFEAKFLKELCTNKRKIQEHSEVFLLEETSAVLQRKVPPKLKDLSSFTIPCIIGNKKCEKALLDLGVSVNLMPHSIYKALNLGELQDTMGSIQLADKSITYPIDVIEDGLIKVESFVILADFLILDMKEDVIRGKELPFILGRPFVATTDTTNNVKKGIMTMTIFDETIEFKNFKAMKSPNNIQDCFWVDVVQGLVRNEIKNTSFPDSLEACLVEKKNKDAEIANYKTNQMLDVMLYTPYRWRPNFQPLTTSTPNTKLVPSIVSLLNLELKSCRPISSMHI; from the exons atgagtttacaagttgaggaagacaaacTCAAGGCCAAAACTGTCACAGAGTTGGCCAGTAGTACTAGCATGGTTCCAACACCTTTTTCTGGTgctaaaacaaatattaagaCTCCTCCATATGTGCTCAAGCCACCCTTCCTTTCTAGACTTGCACCGATAAAGAAAGAGATGACAAATCACGACATATTTGAG GCTAAGTTTCTTAAAGAGCTATGTACTAACAAGAGAAAGATTCAAGAGCATAGTGAAGTTTTCCTTTTGGAAGAGACAAGCGCAGTTCTACAAAGAAAAGTTCCTCCAAAACTCAAGGATCTAAGTAGTTTCACTATTCCTTGCATCATAGGtaataaaaaatgtgaaaaagcTTTACTTGACCTTGGTGTTAGTGTGAATCTCATGCCTCATTCTATCTACAAAGCTTTGAATCTTGGCGAGTTGCAAGACACAATGGGTTCGATTCAATTAGCCGATAAGTCCATCACTTATCCTATCGATGTGATTGAAGATGGTTTAATAAAGGTTGAAAGTTTTGTCATCCTTGCTGATTTTCTAATATTAGACATGAAAGAAGACGTCATTAGGGGCAAGGAATTACCTTTTATACTTGGTCGACCATTCGTGGCCACTACCGATACAACTAATAATGTGAAAAAAGGCATAATGACAATGACGATATTTGATGAGACAATtgaattcaaaaattttaaggCAATGAAGAGTCCTAATAATATTCAAGATTGCTTTTGGGTGGATGTGGTTCAAGGGTTGGTAAGGAATGAAATCAAGAACACAAGCTTTCCCGATTCATTAGAAGCTTGTTTGgttgaaaagaagaataaagatGCAGAAATCGCGAATTACAAGACCAATCAAATGCTTGATGTTATGCTCTATACTCCTTATAGATGGCGGCCCAACTTTCAGCCACTAACCACTTCAACGCCAAACACCAAGCTTGTGCCATCCATAGTATCTCTACTGAATCTCGAATTGAAGTCATGTCGTCCCATCTCAAGTATGCATATCTAG